CAGGTAGCCCAGCTCACCGGCCAGAAGGTTGGCCTTGCTGTCGGTCTGCTGGCCGCGATCCCGTGGTTCTTCGGTATCTTCGCCTGCTACTTCATCGGCAAGGCCGCCAACACGGTGGTCCGCCGCCGGGTCTGGGGCACCGGGCTGTTCATCTCCACCGGGCTGTGCATCTTCGGTTCCGCGTGGGCCGGCGCGAACCACCTGCCTGCCCTCGGCATCATCTTCATCACGCTGGCCGTGTGCAGCTTCCTTTCGATCGGCCCGATCGCCTGGTCCTACCCGACGGCGTTCCTGACCGGTACCGCCGCGGCTGCCGGTATTGGCCTGATCAACTCGCTGGGCAACCTCGGCGGATTTGTGGCACCGATCCTGCGGACCACTGTCAACCAGGCCACCGCCTCGGACACCGGGACCATGGGCGTCTACGCCCTCGGTGTGTTGCCCTTCCTGGCCGCGGCAATGATGTTCGCCACCAAGCGGTTCAAGAACAAAGCGGACGAACTGCTGGAGAAGTAAACCAAGCCGTTCCGCCCGATCCAGCAGAAAGCACCAACAATGCAGCAGCGCAGCGCCCTCCAATTCACCGCCGGCAGCATCCTGGTGGGTGTCAGCTCCAAGATGTACCTGGGATACCGGGACAGCCTGGACTGGCTGGAGCGGCTGCGGCATGTTGTGGACACCCGCCCGGCTCTCGCAGCCGGGCGGGTTGTCCCGTTTGTTATCCCCTCGTTCCCGGTGCTGCCGGCCGCGGCCACGCTGCTTGCCGGTTCGCCGCTGCTGCTCGGCGCGCAGAACTGCGGGTGGGCCGACGGGCCATGGACCGGGGAGGTTGCCCCGTCCATGCTCGCCGAGCTGGGCGTCGGGTTGGTGGAGATCGGCCACGCCGAGCGCCGGCGCCACTTCGGAGAAGACGACGCGCTGGTGGCGCGCAAGATCCGGGCCGCGGATGACGCCGGGCTCACGGCGCTGCTGTGCGTCGGAGAGGCCGACGCCGGCAATGCTAAGAGCGCCGCGGACGTTGTGTACCGCCAGATCCGGTCCGCCGTCGACGGCGACTGGGACCTTGCCTCGCGGCTCGTCATCGCGTACGAGCCCGTCTGGGCCATCGGTGCGCCGGAACCAGCCGCTGCCGGGTACGTGTCCGACGTCGTAGCGCGGCTCCGGAACAACCTTGCCGCCTCGGGACGGGCCGACTTGCCCATCATTTACGGCGGCTCAGCCAAGCCCGGACTCTTGCCGACACTGGACGGCGTTTCCGGCCTCTTCCTGGGCCGGTTCGCGCACAATCCGGTGAACTTCGGCACGGTGCTCGATGAGGCGCTCCTGCTGGCCGGGTCGGTTCACTCCTAGCCGGACTAGCTACCGGCCGCGACAGAGCGTTGGCACAGCCCGATGAACCCGCCCAGCTGCTCGAGGCCTTCGGGGTGCAGGGGCAGGTAGTTGGTGAGCTCAGGCGAACGGACCAGCACCGCGCGCCACTGGCCCCGGGACACCGCCACGTTAATCCGGTTCCGGGAGAGCAGGAATTCCATGCCGCGCGGGGCCTCGGCCACCGCCGAACACGCCATGGACACAATCACTACGGCGGCTTCCTGGCCCTGGAATTTGTCTACCGTTCCCACCCGGACGCCAGCCAGGGACGCGTCCTCCAAGGCCTCCCGGACCACGTTGACCTGGGCGTTGTACGCAGCCACCACCAGAATGTCCGCACCTGCCAGCGGCCGGGTGCCGTCCTCCGCATGCCAGCTCAGCCCCACATGGCGGCGTACCTGCCTGACAACTTCGGCGGCTTCCTCGACCGAGGACGTGGTGTTGCCGCTGTGCTCCACCAGCACCGTCTCGATCCCGGACGGAACTCCCTCGAGCCGGCGGAGGTCCGCGGCCGGGGCCGAGCGCAGCTTGCCGTCATACGAGAGTTCGGAGACGGCCCGGCACAGCTGCGAGGTCATCCGCCACGAGTCGGCCAGGAAGTAACCAAGCCCCGGCGGCAGCGTGGCATGGCTGGCCGAAACCCAGCTCAGCGCTGAGTCGTTCACGGGTTCGGGGTGGCTGCCCTGGCTGACCTGCGGCAACTGCTGGGGATCGCCAAGCAAGAGCAGGCGGCTGCTCGCCTGCGCCACGGCAAGGGTGTTGGCCAACGAGAATTGGCCGGCCTCGTCAATGACCAGCAGGTCCAGGGATCCGGCCGGAACGTTAGCGCCCGTTATCGTCCAGGCAGTCCCGCCGATCAGGGCGCCGCCCGGGGAAGCGAGCAGCCGCGCAACATCCTGC
This genomic window from Arthrobacter sp. EM1 contains:
- a CDS encoding triose-phosphate isomerase family protein — protein: MQQRSALQFTAGSILVGVSSKMYLGYRDSLDWLERLRHVVDTRPALAAGRVVPFVIPSFPVLPAAATLLAGSPLLLGAQNCGWADGPWTGEVAPSMLAELGVGLVEIGHAERRRHFGEDDALVARKIRAADDAGLTALLCVGEADAGNAKSAADVVYRQIRSAVDGDWDLASRLVIAYEPVWAIGAPEPAAAGYVSDVVARLRNNLAASGRADLPIIYGGSAKPGLLPTLDGVSGLFLGRFAHNPVNFGTVLDEALLLAGSVHS